Proteins encoded in a region of the Chelonoidis abingdonii isolate Lonesome George chromosome 2, CheloAbing_2.0, whole genome shotgun sequence genome:
- the BTD gene encoding biotinidase isoform X1 — translation MKVLNWYDLLFRCFGLVCFTLDLLTKVMLEACCMVFLLLFCYQVASAEIHREGHYVAAVYEHRPILNPNPATLTDRRSALELMSRNLYIYEEQVIAAAKQGAQIIVFPEDGIHGFNFTRETIYPYLEFVPCPQSVKWNPCREPHLFSDTEVLQRLSCMALRSKMFLVANIGAKQPCEYNDPLCPPDGRYQFNTDVVFDASGTLVARYRKQNLYFEYAFNTPPEVDHVLFDTPFAGKFGMFTCFDILFYEPAVSLIKKYNVKQVVYPTAWMNQLPLLSAIEFQQAFATAFNINVLAANIHHPTLGMTGSGIYTPLKSFIYHDMESRDGRLIVAEISVMTPEHEPHLESNAGPGKGIEYPHNNFASLPIDDRICNKEQKAHWWVAEKEDKEAPLIFYREMMYDNFTLVLVWGMKGELQVCANTLCCYLSYQRPTISDELYALGVFDGLHTVHGTYYVQVCALVKCGGLSYSTCGQEVTDATALIDFQLGGNFSTSYIFPLLLMSGMKLDFTDHLGWKNNYYFMSKSGPSSGLVTAALYGRWYERD, via the exons ATGAAAGTTTTAAACTGGTATGATTTGTTGTTCAGATGTTTTGGTCTTGTCTGTTTCACTCTAGATTTATTGACAAAGGTCATGTTGGAAGCCTGCTGTAtggtttttcttctccttttctgcTATCAAGTTGCCTCAGCAGAAATTCACAGAGAAGGACATTATGTTGCTGCTGTGTATGAACATCGACCCATACTGAATCCTAACCCAGCAACCCTGACTGATCGACGCTCTGCATTAGAGTTGATGAGCAGAAACCTATATATATATGAAGAGCAAGTAATAGCTGCAGCCAAACAG GGGGCACAGATCATTGTTTTTCCTGAAGATGGAATCCATGGCTTCAACTTCACTAGAGAGACCATTTACCCCTATTTGGAGTTTGTTCCATGTCCCCAGTCTGTGAAATGGAATCCATGCAGAGAGCCACATTTGTTCAGCGATACAGAG GTTCTTCAGCGACTGAGCTGCATGGCACTGAGAAGCAAAATGTTCCTAGTGGCAAACATAGGAGCTAAGCAGCCCTGTGAGTATAATGATCCTCTCTGCCCACCTGATGGGAGATACCAGTTTAATACTGATGTGGTATTCGACGCCAGTGGAACTCTGGTAGCCAGATACCGCAAACAAAACCTGTATTTTGAATATGCTTTCAATACGCCTCCAGAGGTTGATCATGTGCTTTTTGATACACCTTTTGCTGGCAAGTTTGGCATGTTCACTTGCTTTGATATACTCTTCTACGAGCCTGCGGTAAGCCTTATCAAGAAATACAATGTGAAGCAGGTTGTGTATCCAACTGCATGGATGAACCAGCTCCCACTCCTGTCTGCTATAGAATTTCAACAAGCTTTTGCAACTGCTTTTAATATCAATGTTTTGGCAGCTAATATCCACCACCCTACATTGGGTATGACAGGTAGTGGCATATACACACCGTTAAAGTCTTTCATCTACCATGATATGGAAAGTCGTGATGGCAGACTTATCGTAGCAGAGATCTCCGTGATGACACCAGAGCATGAACCCCATCTGGAGAGCAATGCAGGACCCGGGAAGGGCATTGAATACCCCCACAACAATTTTGCAAGCCTTCCCATAGATGATCGGATTTGCAATAAGGAACAAAAGGCCCACTGGTGGGTAGCAGAAAAGGAAGACAAAGAAGCCCCTCTGATATTTTACAGGGAGATGATGTATGACAATTTCACTCTGGTTCTTGTATGGGGAATGAAAGGGGAGCTCCAGGTTTGTGCCAACACCCTCTGTTGTTATTTAAGTTACCAGAGACCTACTATATCTGATGAATTATATGCTTTGGGTGTCTTTGATGGGCTTCATACAGTCCATGGCACATACTATGTTCAGGTTTGTGCCTTAGTGAAGTGTGGTGGCCTCAGCTATAGCACCTGTGGGCAGGAGGTCACAGATGCCACTGCTTTGATAGATTTTCAGCTGGGGGGAAATTTTAGTACTTCCTATATCTTTCCTCTACTGCTTATGTCTGGTATGAAGCTAGACTTCACTGATCACTTGGGTTGGAAAAACAACTACTACTTCATGAGCAAAAGCGGACCATCCTCTGGTTTAGTGACAGCTGCTTTGTATGGACGATGGTATGAGAGGGACTAA
- the BTD gene encoding biotinidase isoform X2 yields MLEACCMVFLLLFCYQVASAEIHREGHYVAAVYEHRPILNPNPATLTDRRSALELMSRNLYIYEEQVIAAAKQGAQIIVFPEDGIHGFNFTRETIYPYLEFVPCPQSVKWNPCREPHLFSDTEVLQRLSCMALRSKMFLVANIGAKQPCEYNDPLCPPDGRYQFNTDVVFDASGTLVARYRKQNLYFEYAFNTPPEVDHVLFDTPFAGKFGMFTCFDILFYEPAVSLIKKYNVKQVVYPTAWMNQLPLLSAIEFQQAFATAFNINVLAANIHHPTLGMTGSGIYTPLKSFIYHDMESRDGRLIVAEISVMTPEHEPHLESNAGPGKGIEYPHNNFASLPIDDRICNKEQKAHWWVAEKEDKEAPLIFYREMMYDNFTLVLVWGMKGELQVCANTLCCYLSYQRPTISDELYALGVFDGLHTVHGTYYVQVCALVKCGGLSYSTCGQEVTDATALIDFQLGGNFSTSYIFPLLLMSGMKLDFTDHLGWKNNYYFMSKSGPSSGLVTAALYGRWYERD; encoded by the exons ATGTTGGAAGCCTGCTGTAtggtttttcttctccttttctgcTATCAAGTTGCCTCAGCAGAAATTCACAGAGAAGGACATTATGTTGCTGCTGTGTATGAACATCGACCCATACTGAATCCTAACCCAGCAACCCTGACTGATCGACGCTCTGCATTAGAGTTGATGAGCAGAAACCTATATATATATGAAGAGCAAGTAATAGCTGCAGCCAAACAG GGGGCACAGATCATTGTTTTTCCTGAAGATGGAATCCATGGCTTCAACTTCACTAGAGAGACCATTTACCCCTATTTGGAGTTTGTTCCATGTCCCCAGTCTGTGAAATGGAATCCATGCAGAGAGCCACATTTGTTCAGCGATACAGAG GTTCTTCAGCGACTGAGCTGCATGGCACTGAGAAGCAAAATGTTCCTAGTGGCAAACATAGGAGCTAAGCAGCCCTGTGAGTATAATGATCCTCTCTGCCCACCTGATGGGAGATACCAGTTTAATACTGATGTGGTATTCGACGCCAGTGGAACTCTGGTAGCCAGATACCGCAAACAAAACCTGTATTTTGAATATGCTTTCAATACGCCTCCAGAGGTTGATCATGTGCTTTTTGATACACCTTTTGCTGGCAAGTTTGGCATGTTCACTTGCTTTGATATACTCTTCTACGAGCCTGCGGTAAGCCTTATCAAGAAATACAATGTGAAGCAGGTTGTGTATCCAACTGCATGGATGAACCAGCTCCCACTCCTGTCTGCTATAGAATTTCAACAAGCTTTTGCAACTGCTTTTAATATCAATGTTTTGGCAGCTAATATCCACCACCCTACATTGGGTATGACAGGTAGTGGCATATACACACCGTTAAAGTCTTTCATCTACCATGATATGGAAAGTCGTGATGGCAGACTTATCGTAGCAGAGATCTCCGTGATGACACCAGAGCATGAACCCCATCTGGAGAGCAATGCAGGACCCGGGAAGGGCATTGAATACCCCCACAACAATTTTGCAAGCCTTCCCATAGATGATCGGATTTGCAATAAGGAACAAAAGGCCCACTGGTGGGTAGCAGAAAAGGAAGACAAAGAAGCCCCTCTGATATTTTACAGGGAGATGATGTATGACAATTTCACTCTGGTTCTTGTATGGGGAATGAAAGGGGAGCTCCAGGTTTGTGCCAACACCCTCTGTTGTTATTTAAGTTACCAGAGACCTACTATATCTGATGAATTATATGCTTTGGGTGTCTTTGATGGGCTTCATACAGTCCATGGCACATACTATGTTCAGGTTTGTGCCTTAGTGAAGTGTGGTGGCCTCAGCTATAGCACCTGTGGGCAGGAGGTCACAGATGCCACTGCTTTGATAGATTTTCAGCTGGGGGGAAATTTTAGTACTTCCTATATCTTTCCTCTACTGCTTATGTCTGGTATGAAGCTAGACTTCACTGATCACTTGGGTTGGAAAAACAACTACTACTTCATGAGCAAAAGCGGACCATCCTCTGGTTTAGTGACAGCTGCTTTGTATGGACGATGGTATGAGAGGGACTAA